A single genomic interval of Daucus carota subsp. sativus chromosome 1, DH1 v3.0, whole genome shotgun sequence harbors:
- the LOC108193970 gene encoding uncharacterized protein LOC108193970: MSLRIKTVVDKFVEELKEALDADIQDRIMKEREMQSYIQEREREVAEREAAWKAELSRREAEIARQELRLKTERENLEKEKSVLMGTASNQDNQDGALEITVSGEKYRCLRFSKAKK, translated from the exons ATGTCACTGAGAATAAAGACGGTGGTGGACAAATTTGTAGAGGAGTTGAAGGAAGCGTTGGATGCAGATATACAGGACAGGATTATGAAGGAAAGAGAGATGCAGAGTTACATTCAAGAGCGTGAACGCGAGGTTGCTGAACGTGAAGCCGCCTGGAAAGCTGAGCTCTCTCGCCGCGAG GCAGAAATTGCTAGACAGGAATTAAGATTAAAGACTGAAAGAGAAAACCTTGAGAAAGAGAAGAGTGTTTTAATGGGAACAGCGTCTAATCAGGATAACCAAGATGGAGCTCTTGAAATCACAGTAAGTGGTGAGAAGTATCGATGCCTAAGGTTTTCTAAAGCAAAGAAGTGA